One stretch of Microbacterium terrae DNA includes these proteins:
- a CDS encoding NIPSNAP family protein, which produces MITVHLRYEIDPDKLDDFTEYGRAWIHLVNKLGGTHHGYFMPSEGDSDEAFALFSFPSLAEYEVYRNASKTDPGCQEAFDLARRTGCIRRYERRFLSPVFA; this is translated from the coding sequence ATGATCACCGTTCATCTTCGCTATGAGATCGACCCGGACAAGCTCGACGACTTCACCGAGTACGGCCGTGCGTGGATCCACCTCGTCAACAAGCTCGGCGGAACACACCACGGCTACTTCATGCCCAGCGAGGGCGACAGCGACGAAGCGTTCGCCTTGTTCAGCTTCCCGTCGCTCGCCGAGTACGAGGTCTATCGGAACGCCTCGAAGACCGACCCGGGGTGTCAGGAGGCGTTCGATCTCGCACGACGCACCGGGTGCATCCGCCGCTACGAACGTCGGTTCCTCTCACCGGTGTTCGCATAA
- a CDS encoding siderophore-interacting protein, giving the protein MTDTTIRTFTLTRAGLDLKFRFARLVERTWQTDEYVRVRLRGDDLTGFDSPGADDHCRLFFPDRAVDTVDELRAAPSREYTPFAWGDDWVDIEFAIHGAPGDRGIAAEWAATAPLGAVAGIGGPRGSMLIDGRPDAWFLAGDETAVPAIRRFAAGMDADAVGTIIVEVPDSAHELAVDAPAGVDVSYAHRGEALGGTALAARLDALGESDRPAGDVFAFIATEQSIVKPGRALTIDRWGLDAERIVVKGYWKRGDVEFHAPH; this is encoded by the coding sequence GTGACCGACACGACCATCCGCACCTTCACCCTCACCCGCGCGGGCCTCGACCTGAAGTTCCGCTTCGCGCGGCTGGTCGAGCGCACCTGGCAGACCGACGAGTACGTCCGTGTGCGGCTCCGGGGCGACGACCTGACCGGCTTCGACTCGCCGGGGGCCGACGACCACTGCCGGCTGTTCTTCCCGGATCGGGCCGTCGACACGGTCGACGAGCTGCGAGCCGCACCCAGTCGCGAATACACGCCGTTCGCCTGGGGCGACGACTGGGTCGATATCGAGTTCGCCATCCACGGGGCACCCGGAGACCGGGGGATCGCCGCCGAATGGGCGGCCACCGCTCCGCTCGGCGCGGTGGCCGGCATCGGCGGCCCGCGCGGATCGATGCTCATCGACGGCCGCCCCGACGCCTGGTTCCTCGCCGGCGACGAGACGGCGGTGCCGGCGATCCGCCGGTTCGCTGCGGGAATGGATGCGGATGCCGTCGGCACGATCATTGTCGAGGTTCCGGATTCCGCTCACGAGCTCGCCGTCGACGCCCCGGCAGGAGTCGACGTCTCGTACGCCCACCGCGGCGAGGCCCTCGGCGGAACGGCGCTCGCCGCCCGGCTCGACGCACTGGGGGAGAGCGACCGCCCGGCCGGCGATGTCTTCGCGTTCATCGCGACCGAGCAGAGCATCGTCAAGCCGGGGCGTGCCCTCACCATCGACCGGTGGGGTCTCGACGCCGAGCGGATCGTCGTGAAGGGCTACTGGAAGCGCGGCGACGTGGAGTTCCACGCGCCGCACTGA
- a CDS encoding M18 family aminopeptidase: protein MPAASESLTHAADLADFVAASPSSFHAAAEVATRLEAAGFTRLEETDAWPDAPGGRFLVVRDGAVIAWVVPRGATASTGVRIFGAHSDSPAFKLKPQPTTGKLGWLQAGVEIYGGPLLNSWLDRELRLAGRLVLDDGTSVLAATGPLLRLPQLAIHLDRGVNDGLSLDKQSQTQPVWGLGESASADILAELAREAGVDAARIRGYDIVTADAARGATFGLDDVFFASGRLDDLASVHAGVVALERAADGFDAEHIAMLAVFDHEEVGSGTRTGAAGPMLADVLERIWLSLGADREQQLRALAASWCVSSDVGHSVHPNFADRHDPNVQPVLGSGPILKINANQRYATDGAGAAAWNAWCSEAGVATQEFVSNNGVPCGSTIGPITATRLGIRTVDVGIPILSMHSARELAGVSDLWDLSRVAEAYFRG, encoded by the coding sequence GTGCCCGCAGCATCCGAGTCGCTCACCCATGCCGCCGATCTGGCGGACTTCGTCGCCGCGTCGCCGTCGAGCTTCCACGCCGCCGCCGAGGTCGCGACTCGACTCGAGGCCGCCGGGTTCACCCGGCTCGAGGAGACGGATGCCTGGCCCGACGCACCGGGCGGCCGCTTCCTGGTCGTGCGCGACGGCGCCGTGATCGCCTGGGTGGTTCCGCGCGGCGCGACGGCGTCGACCGGTGTGCGCATCTTCGGCGCGCACAGCGACTCGCCGGCGTTCAAGCTGAAGCCGCAGCCCACCACCGGCAAGCTCGGCTGGCTGCAGGCCGGCGTCGAGATCTACGGCGGTCCGCTGCTGAACTCGTGGCTCGATCGCGAGCTGCGCCTCGCCGGACGCCTCGTGCTCGACGACGGCACGTCGGTGCTCGCCGCGACCGGGCCTCTGCTGCGCCTGCCGCAGCTCGCCATCCACCTCGACCGCGGGGTCAACGACGGACTCTCCCTCGACAAGCAGTCGCAGACCCAGCCCGTCTGGGGCCTCGGAGAGTCGGCATCGGCAGACATCCTCGCCGAGCTCGCCCGCGAGGCGGGAGTGGATGCCGCGCGCATCCGCGGCTACGACATCGTCACCGCCGACGCGGCGCGCGGCGCGACGTTCGGCCTCGACGACGTGTTCTTCGCCTCCGGCCGTCTCGACGACCTCGCCTCGGTGCACGCCGGGGTCGTCGCGCTCGAGCGCGCCGCCGACGGCTTCGATGCCGAGCACATCGCGATGCTCGCAGTGTTCGACCACGAAGAGGTCGGTTCGGGCACGCGCACCGGTGCGGCTGGCCCCATGCTCGCCGATGTGCTGGAGCGCATCTGGCTGTCGCTCGGCGCCGACCGCGAGCAGCAGCTGCGCGCCCTCGCGGCGTCGTGGTGCGTCTCGAGCGACGTGGGCCACTCGGTGCACCCGAACTTCGCCGACCGCCACGACCCCAACGTGCAGCCGGTGCTCGGCTCGGGCCCGATCCTCAAGATCAACGCGAACCAGCGCTACGCCACCGACGGCGCCGGTGCGGCGGCATGGAACGCCTGGTGCTCCGAGGCCGGCGTCGCCACCCAGGAGTTCGTCTCCAACAACGGCGTGCCCTGTGGGTCGACGATCGGTCCGATCACCGCGACGCGTCTCGGCATCCGCACCGTCGACGTCGGCATCCCGATCCTGTCGATGCACTCCGCCCGCGAGCTCGCCGGCGTGAGCGACCTGTGGGACCTCTCCCGTGTCGCCGAGGCGTACTTCCGCGGCTGA
- a CDS encoding Type 1 glutamine amidotransferase-like domain-containing protein: protein MRMLLTSNGLASDIVRGALVDLLGKPLAESRVVVVIDAILGFPGDSSTLVEHLESLRSLGWAEFDVASLFAGPATLVESRLRSADVILGYGGSNLWAAHAWQATGLAPVLAELLHEKVYVGWSAGSMIFARRLDRWPGDFDDQDELDMFGLEVAAPAVPLLDWFFAGHLGADWMPANAEERFARGARLSGQEVWFIDDDSALLVRDPTAEPIIISSGQWRRYGADGSLIASH from the coding sequence ATGCGAATGCTCCTCACGTCGAACGGCCTAGCCAGTGACATCGTCCGCGGCGCGCTCGTCGATCTGCTCGGCAAGCCTCTCGCGGAGTCCCGCGTCGTCGTGGTGATCGACGCGATTCTCGGCTTTCCGGGCGACAGTTCCACGCTCGTCGAGCATCTCGAGAGCCTGCGATCGCTCGGGTGGGCGGAGTTCGACGTGGCATCGCTCTTCGCCGGTCCGGCGACCCTCGTGGAGTCGCGGCTGCGCTCAGCCGACGTGATCCTCGGATACGGCGGCAGTAATCTCTGGGCGGCACACGCCTGGCAGGCGACCGGTCTCGCACCGGTGCTCGCGGAACTGCTCCACGAGAAGGTGTACGTCGGATGGAGCGCGGGCTCGATGATCTTCGCCCGTCGGCTGGACCGGTGGCCCGGGGATTTCGACGATCAAGACGAGCTCGACATGTTCGGACTCGAGGTCGCGGCCCCCGCAGTCCCCCTGCTCGACTGGTTCTTCGCCGGTCACCTGGGTGCCGACTGGATGCCCGCGAACGCAGAGGAACGGTTCGCGCGAGGCGCCCGACTCTCTGGCCAGGAGGTGTGGTTCATCGACGACGACTCGGCGCTTCTCGTCCGCGATCCCACCGCAGAGCCGATCATCATCTCCTCCGGCCAGTGGCGCCGGTACGGCGCCGACGGCTCGCTCATCGCGTCGCACTGA
- a CDS encoding DEAD/DEAH box helicase family protein — protein MRIVVSGTHASGKSTLISDFAVRHPEFTVLPDPFELVDESWDAPDAALFAAQLRISAARLDPAESDGRLIAERGPIDFLAYLLALDDLTGISGSRDLVERASAITREALNHVDLLVVLPLTAADGIVAGADEHPALRDAMNDVLLDLIEDPYVVGDEADVVEITGDRSRRLAALEALVADRTA, from the coding sequence ATGCGCATCGTCGTCTCGGGCACGCACGCCAGCGGGAAGAGCACGCTCATCTCCGACTTCGCCGTCCGCCACCCGGAGTTCACGGTGCTGCCGGATCCGTTCGAGCTCGTGGACGAATCGTGGGATGCCCCGGATGCTGCTCTGTTCGCCGCGCAGTTGCGCATCTCGGCTGCACGGCTCGACCCCGCGGAGTCCGATGGCAGGCTGATCGCCGAGCGCGGCCCGATCGACTTCCTCGCCTACCTGCTGGCGCTCGACGACTTGACCGGAATATCCGGCTCGCGCGACCTGGTGGAGCGCGCAAGCGCCATCACGCGAGAAGCGCTGAACCACGTCGATCTCCTCGTCGTGCTGCCGCTGACCGCCGCCGATGGGATCGTCGCCGGCGCCGACGAGCATCCAGCCCTGCGAGACGCGATGAACGACGTGCTCCTCGACCTCATCGAGGACCCGTACGTCGTGGGCGACGAAGCCGACGTGGTGGAGATCACGGGCGATCGGAGCCGGCGGCTGGCCGCGCTCGAGGCTCTGGTCGCGGACCGAACGGCGTAG